Proteins from a genomic interval of Stigmatella erecta:
- a CDS encoding DEAD/DEAH box helicase — MKETSANNTFESLGLVPPLVEALSALGYEEPTPIQRAALPPLLEGKDLLGIAATGTGKTAAFSLPLLQQITPGAHAPFTTSALVLVPTRELAMQVAEAIHRYGQKLGISVVPLYGGQVISQQLRALKRGVDVVVATPGRALDHLQRKTLKLEQVRVVVLDEADEMLDMGFAEDLEAILSATPEKRQTALFSATLPPRIASIAERHLHEPVRVRIAREKVESGELPRVRQTAYIVQRPFKVPTLSRVLDVEAPTAAIVFCRTRTEVDELTLSLNGHGWRALALHGGMSQEQRDRVIKQLKSHSADLLVATDVAARGLDISRLSHVVNFDVPNAPEAYVHRIGRTGRAGREGVAITLVEPREHRLLRNIEKLTGQRIEVATVPTVADLRAKRLELTRASLREALEAGGLDSFRGMVEGLAAEFDVMEVAAAAVKLLQEARDAGHAQDEEEIPLVAPPTEKRSRTDKPPKGAPPERRGKGEAPPERPRSAEKGPSRRGTSPDWDITRLYIGAGRRLGIRPADLVGAIAGEAGLESSQIGAIQIADTFSLVEVPEAHANDIVSALRQATLRGRKITVRRDRG; from the coding sequence GTGAAAGAAACCTCCGCCAATAACACGTTTGAGTCGCTGGGCCTGGTGCCCCCCCTCGTCGAGGCGCTGAGCGCCCTGGGATACGAGGAGCCCACGCCCATCCAGCGCGCCGCGCTCCCCCCGCTGCTCGAGGGCAAGGACCTGCTGGGAATCGCCGCGACGGGCACGGGAAAGACGGCGGCCTTCTCGCTTCCGCTCCTCCAGCAGATCACCCCGGGGGCGCACGCTCCGTTCACCACCTCGGCGCTGGTGCTGGTGCCCACGCGGGAGCTGGCCATGCAGGTGGCTGAGGCCATCCACCGCTACGGCCAGAAGCTCGGCATCAGCGTGGTGCCGCTGTACGGCGGCCAGGTGATCAGCCAGCAGCTCCGGGCGCTCAAGCGCGGGGTGGACGTGGTGGTGGCGACCCCGGGCCGGGCGTTGGATCACCTCCAGCGCAAGACGCTCAAGCTGGAGCAGGTGCGCGTCGTGGTGCTCGACGAGGCGGACGAGATGCTCGATATGGGCTTCGCCGAGGACCTCGAGGCCATCCTGTCCGCCACGCCGGAGAAGCGGCAGACGGCGCTCTTCTCCGCGACGCTGCCCCCGCGCATCGCCAGCATCGCCGAGCGCCACCTGCACGAGCCGGTGCGCGTGCGCATCGCCCGCGAGAAGGTGGAGTCGGGCGAACTGCCGCGCGTGAGGCAGACGGCCTACATCGTCCAGCGGCCCTTCAAGGTGCCCACCCTGAGCCGGGTGCTCGACGTGGAGGCGCCCACGGCGGCCATCGTCTTCTGCCGCACCCGCACCGAGGTGGACGAGCTGACCCTCTCGCTCAACGGCCACGGCTGGAGGGCCCTCGCGCTCCACGGCGGCATGAGCCAGGAGCAGCGCGACCGGGTCATCAAGCAGCTGAAGTCCCACTCGGCGGACCTGCTGGTGGCCACGGATGTGGCGGCGCGGGGCCTGGACATCTCCCGGCTGTCCCACGTGGTGAACTTCGATGTGCCCAATGCGCCCGAGGCGTACGTGCACCGCATCGGCCGCACGGGCCGGGCCGGCCGGGAGGGCGTGGCCATCACGCTCGTGGAGCCCCGGGAGCACCGGCTCCTGCGCAACATCGAGAAGCTCACGGGCCAGCGCATCGAGGTGGCCACGGTGCCCACCGTGGCGGACCTGCGCGCCAAGCGGCTGGAGCTCACCCGGGCCTCGCTCCGGGAGGCGCTGGAGGCGGGCGGGCTGGATTCCTTCCGGGGAATGGTGGAGGGGCTGGCCGCCGAGTTCGACGTGATGGAGGTGGCCGCCGCGGCGGTGAAGCTGCTGCAGGAGGCCCGGGACGCGGGCCACGCCCAGGACGAGGAGGAGATCCCCTTGGTGGCGCCGCCCACGGAGAAGCGGAGCCGGACCGATAAGCCCCCGAAGGGAGCCCCCCCCGAGCGGAGGGGCAAGGGAGAGGCGCCCCCGGAACGGCCCCGTTCGGCAGAGAAGGGCCCGTCCCGGCGTGGAACCTCGCCCGACTGGGACATCACGCGGCTGTACATCGGCGCGGGCCGGCGCCTGGGCATCCGCCCGGCGGATCTCGTGGGGGCCATCGCCGGGGAGGCGGGGCTGGAGTCCTCGCAGATCGGCGCCATCCAGATCGCCGACACCTTCTCGCTCGTGGAAGTCCCGGAGGCGCACGCGAACGACATCGTC
- a CDS encoding histidine phosphatase family protein — protein MTRIYLVRHGQASFGTGHYDRLSPLGERQAVLLGQHLRRTGFRADTWLSGSLDRQRSTLAAMLQGLEGAAPAEAHEGFNEYDHEAILGAYLPRVMADRGLTQETLAPLLGDNRQFQSLFTQVMQHWVEGTAHERPPFETWHAFQARVQAGLERLARSGQERIVAVSSGGPISLAVQVALGLSLEKTLALNWSIYNASITELRVRRDGLALAGFNNVTHLELAGEPGLLTYR, from the coding sequence ATGACGCGCATCTACCTCGTCCGCCACGGCCAGGCTTCCTTCGGAACCGGCCACTATGACCGGCTCTCTCCCCTGGGCGAGCGCCAGGCCGTCCTGCTCGGCCAGCACCTGCGGCGCACCGGCTTTCGCGCCGATACCTGGCTCAGCGGCTCCCTGGACCGGCAGCGCTCCACGCTCGCCGCGATGCTCCAGGGGCTGGAGGGAGCCGCTCCCGCCGAGGCCCACGAGGGCTTCAACGAGTACGACCACGAGGCCATCCTCGGCGCCTACCTGCCCCGGGTGATGGCGGACCGGGGGCTCACGCAGGAGACGCTTGCCCCCCTGCTCGGCGACAACCGCCAGTTCCAGAGCCTCTTCACGCAGGTGATGCAGCACTGGGTGGAGGGCACCGCCCATGAGCGGCCCCCGTTCGAGACGTGGCACGCCTTCCAGGCCCGCGTCCAGGCGGGTCTGGAGCGGCTGGCCCGCTCCGGCCAGGAGCGCATCGTCGCCGTCAGCTCCGGGGGCCCCATCTCCCTGGCCGTGCAGGTGGCGCTGGGCCTGTCCCTGGAGAAGACCCTGGCGCTCAACTGGAGCATCTACAACGCCTCGATCACCGAGCTGAGGGTGCGCCGGGATGGCCTGGCCCTGGCCGGCTTCAACAACGTGACCCACCTGGAGCTGGCCGGAGAGCCGGGCCTGCTCACGTACCGCTGA
- a CDS encoding DUF6232 family protein, translating to MSDAIPSRVAPRAENTLFQADGVLVTTERLVAGGRAWPLGEVLRVEAIHQSPRVLPLLVLLGVSTVLGLPAIMTAMVARDALGQGIYEAALGCMTVVAFGSIAGLLLAQDQYWLVLWTRGSARRVLLSRDPEHISRLAQGVTEALRAARPRP from the coding sequence ATGAGCGACGCCATCCCAAGCAGGGTGGCCCCTCGGGCCGAGAACACGCTGTTCCAGGCGGACGGGGTGCTGGTGACCACCGAGCGGCTGGTCGCGGGGGGCCGGGCCTGGCCCCTGGGGGAGGTGCTGCGCGTGGAGGCCATCCACCAGTCGCCCCGGGTGCTGCCGCTCCTGGTTCTCCTGGGCGTGAGCACGGTGCTGGGGCTTCCCGCCATCATGACCGCCATGGTGGCCCGCGATGCGCTCGGCCAGGGCATCTACGAGGCGGCCCTGGGGTGCATGACGGTGGTGGCCTTCGGCTCCATCGCGGGCCTGCTCCTGGCGCAGGACCAGTACTGGCTGGTTCTGTGGACGCGGGGCAGCGCGCGGCGTGTCCTGCTCAGCCGGGACCCCGAGCACATCTCCCGGCTCGCGCAAGGCGTGACCGAGGCGCTCCGGGCGGCGCGGCCACGGCCCTGA